In Myxococcales bacterium, the DNA window GAGAGGACCTACGCATGCGACTTGCGGGATACACGCATCGCCTCGTCCCTCTGCGGGAGCGGCGGGCCGACTTGGGCATCGTGATCGCGGAGCTGCTCCCCCGCATCGCGCCAGGGCGAGAGCGTGCGATTCGGCTCTCGGCCGAGGCCGTGCGCGCGATCGGAGCGCACCCGTTCCGCCTCAACGTGCGGGAGCTCTTCCAGGTGCTGAAGAGCGCCGTCGTCTTGGCGGGCGAGGCGGGGATCGTGAGGGCCGCGGACCTCCCCGAGGGCTTCGGCACGGAGGCGCCGTCTCCCGTCGAGAAGGTCGTTCCTCCGGCGAAGGCCGTGGCCACCAAGGCACCCGTGCCGGCCGAGGAGCGCAAGAAGGTGCTCCTCGCGCTCCTCGCCGAGCACCACGGGAACCTCAGCGAGGTCGCGCGCCGCATGGACACGACGCGCGTCCAGGTGCACCGTTGGATCGACAAATTCGCGATTGATGTCGAAGTGTTCCGTGCGGGTGGCGCCGGCGGCTCGGGCGAGGGCTGAGCATGCCGAGGCTCCCGCCTGCGCCCGACGATCGTGTCACGCCCCAGGTGCGCCTCGTTCGTCCGCTCGGCGCGGGGGGCATGGGGCACGTGTGGGTCGCGCGGCACGAGGCCTTGGGGATCGACGTCGCCGTGAAGCTGCTCGCGCCCGAGGCCGCGCCGAGCGAGCGGATGCGCAGGCGCTTCGAGCGGGAGGCCGCGCTGCTCGCGAAGGTCCGCAGCCCGCACGTGGTCGCGGTGCTCGACGCTGGCGCTCACGACTCGCTCGGCCCCTTCCTCGTCATGGAGCTCCTCGACGGTCACGATCTCGCGAAGGAGCTCGAGGCCCGCGGCAGGCTCCCGCTCGCCGAGGTCGTCGACCTCGTGACCCAAGCCGCGACGGGGCTCGCGAAGGCGCACGAGCGCGGCCTCGTCCACCGTGACGTGAAGCTCGAGAACCTCGTGCTCGCGAAGGATGGCGCGCGCACCGTGCTCAAGGTGGTCGACTTCGGCGTCGCGCTCGACGAGGACGAAGGCGAGCGCCTCACCGGGCTCGGCGTCGCGATCGGCACACGGTCGACGATGAGCCCCGAGCAAGCCGCGGGAGGGCCGATCGACGCGCGCAGTGACCTCTATTCGCTCGCGCTCGTCTTCTTCCGGCTGCTCACCGGGGAGCCGGCCATCTCGCGTGCGTCGCTCGACGCGCTCGGGCTCGCGGCCTACCGCGCCGAGCGCCCTCGCCCCTCGGCGCTCGTCCCGGGGGTGCCTGCCGAGGTCGACGCGTGGTTCTCGAAGGCCACGAGCTTTGCACCGGACGCGCGGTTCCCCGACGCGCAAGCCTTCGTACGTGCGCTCGAGGTGGCGTCGCGCGGTGAGGCCGCGGCGGCCCCGAGCGGCGGTCCGAGCCCGGGGACCGTCGACGACGCCCCGGCGCTCGGCACGGTCGACGACGCCGACGCGTTGGATAACGACGCGCCGCCCGCTCCCCGACAAGGCGTCGCTCCGGGCTCGTCGAGGCCTCGGGCGCGCGCGTCGGGAGCCCCCGCGCCGCTGCGCCCCGGATCGGCGTCGCCCGCGCCCTCGCGAGGCCCCGCGCTCGTGGTCGTCGCGGGTATTCTCGCGGCCGGCGCGCTCGTCGCCTACGGGCTCCGCGCCATGGTGTCGCGTTCGGGGCACGCGCCTCTTCCCAGCGCCTCGCTCGTGGCCAGTGGAGATGCCGCCGCGCCTGCTCCTCCGCTCCGCCTCGCGCTGCTCATGGACGTCTCGGGAGACAACCGGCGACGTGGCCAGGAGCTCGAGCGGGCGACGCGCACGGCGCTCACGATGATCGGCGAGGCCGGGGGAGTCCGTGGTCGCGCCGTCGCGCTCTCGGTGGTCGACGATCAGGGCGCCCTCGGGCCCTTCCTCGCGGCGCGCGCCGACGAAGCGGCGAAGCTCGGCACGGTGCCGGTGGTGCTCGGCCCGCTCCTGAGCCCGCAGGTGCACGAGGTGCGTGAGCTCTTGGATTCTCGAGCGATTCTCGAGGTTTCCGGCACGGCGACGGCGACGGCGCTCACCGCGGGAGCTCGTTCGGGGTCGTTCCTCGCCCTCGCCCCGGACGACGACGCGCAGGCCGCGGCGCTCGCCTCGGCCCTCCGTGGGACGAGCCCACGCGCTGCCCCGTGCGCGCGTGTGGCGATCGTCGCGTCGACGGATGCGCATGGGGCGCCGTTCGCGACCGCGCTCGCCGCGAGCCTCGCGCGCGCGCCCGCCGTGCCGACGAAGACCCACGCGGTCGACGCGGCGGCCAAGCGCGACTACGCGGACCTCGCGCGCGCGGTCGAGGGGGACCGGGCCGACTGCGTGGCGCTGCTCGTTCCCCCGAAGGTCGGGGCTCGTGTCCTCGGCTCGTTCTCGGCGCCGCTTCGAGACAAGCTGCGCACCTTCGGGGGGGACACGCTCGCCTCGGAGGACTTCGTCGAGTTCTCGCTTCGCGAGTCGGGCGAGGGCAAGCTCGTGGCCGAGGGGCTCACGGGGGTCAAGGTGGCCGTCGCGCCTCCGTCGCGCCCCGAGCTCGTCACGTTCGCCCGAAAATTCCAGGCGATCACGGGCTCCGAGCCGAAGGACCCCTTCGCGGCGCGCCAGTTCGACGCGACCATCGTGGTGGCGCTCGGGCTCGCCGCGGCAGGTGTCGACGCGAAGGCCCCCGAGATCCGCAAGGCTGCCATCGCGGCGACGCGCGGCAAGGCCGGCTACGGGCCCGACGACCTCGAGCGCCTCTTCCGCGCCGCGGCCCGAGGCGAAGATGTGCGCTACGAAGGTGCCTCGGGGGACGTGTCGCTCGGCGACGACGGGCGCGTGATACCCGCGTTCGAGCTCTACGGCATCCGTGGCGGCGCGCTCGTCCCCCTCACGCCGAAGTGAGCGAGAAGAGCGCGCGCACGCGCCGCGAGAGCATGTCGACGATCCCATGGACCGCAAACCCGAGGAGGGCGCCGGCCAGGAGGAAATCGAACATGGTGCACCGCTTCGTGGAGGGGGAGCTGTCGTGGCTCATCGCCTCGAAGTCTGCGTCCTCGTCCGTCGGGTGCTCGCAACGGCTCCGTCACGATCGTGCCAGGCGAGGGGGCTCGCGGTGGGGCCGCGATTCGCAGTATCGTCCCGCGCGATGCGCACCATCGCGCTCTCGACGTTGTTCCACGAGCGGGCCAAGCTCGTCTTCGCGGTGCTCGCCGTCGGCGCCGTGGTGACGCTCGTGCTGCTCCAGTCGGGGCTCTACGCCGGGTTTCGGCGCGCGGCGTCG includes these proteins:
- a CDS encoding protein kinase, producing the protein MPRLPPAPDDRVTPQVRLVRPLGAGGMGHVWVARHEALGIDVAVKLLAPEAAPSERMRRRFEREAALLAKVRSPHVVAVLDAGAHDSLGPFLVMELLDGHDLAKELEARGRLPLAEVVDLVTQAATGLAKAHERGLVHRDVKLENLVLAKDGARTVLKVVDFGVALDEDEGERLTGLGVAIGTRSTMSPEQAAGGPIDARSDLYSLALVFFRLLTGEPAISRASLDALGLAAYRAERPRPSALVPGVPAEVDAWFSKATSFAPDARFPDAQAFVRALEVASRGEAAAAPSGGPSPGTVDDAPALGTVDDADALDNDAPPAPRQGVAPGSSRPRARASGAPAPLRPGSASPAPSRGPALVVVAGILAAGALVAYGLRAMVSRSGHAPLPSASLVASGDAAAPAPPLRLALLMDVSGDNRRRGQELERATRTALTMIGEAGGVRGRAVALSVVDDQGALGPFLAARADEAAKLGTVPVVLGPLLSPQVHEVRELLDSRAILEVSGTATATALTAGARSGSFLALAPDDDAQAAALASALRGTSPRAAPCARVAIVASTDAHGAPFATALAASLARAPAVPTKTHAVDAAAKRDYADLARAVEGDRADCVALLVPPKVGARVLGSFSAPLRDKLRTFGGDTLASEDFVEFSLRESGEGKLVAEGLTGVKVAVAPPSRPELVTFARKFQAITGSEPKDPFAARQFDATIVVALGLAAAGVDAKAPEIRKAAIAATRGKAGYGPDDLERLFRAAARGEDVRYEGASGDVSLGDDGRVIPAFELYGIRGGALVPLTPK